The genomic DNA AGCAGTTGCAGGCTGCTGCGGTGGGTATGGCCGCGCGCGCGCACCTCGTCGGCGATGCTGCGGATCTGCAGCAGGGTGGCCTGGTATTTTTGCGGCGCCACGAACGTGCCGGAGCCCTGGCGGCGCGTCAGCACTTCCTCGGCCGTCAGCTCGCGCACGGCGCGGTTGACCGTCATGCGCGACACGCCGAACTGCTTGACCAGCGCCTGTTCGGACGGGATCACGTCGCCTTCCTTCCAGTGCCCGGCCGCGATCTGCGCCGTCAGGAAATCCTTGATGCGCTGGAAGATCGGCGTGTTGTCCTGCTGGTGCTCGGGGGCTGGCTGTGCGTCCAAACGGTTTCTCCGCTGCTCGGTGCGGCGATTCTAGCATCGGCCCGGGCGAATTCAAAAGCAAGGCGCGGAGTGCCCCGCCACCGGGCCGGTCATAATATGCGTGCATCGAATCGCCACGAGGGGAATCACGATGACCAACTATAGTAATGACGAGGCGCGCTGGGCCGCCGTGCAGCGGCGCGACGGCGCTGCCGACGGCCAGTTCTGGTATGCCGTGCGCACCACCGGCGTCTACTGCCGGCCGTCCTGCGGCGCCCGCCCGGCACTGCGCGCCAACGTCAGCTTCCATGCCTCGACCGAGGCGGCCGAGCAGGCCGGTTTCCGGCCCTGCCGCCGCTGCAAGCCGGACCAGCCGCCGCTGGCGGAGCGGCACGCCGCGCTGGTCGAGCGCATGTGCCGCCTGATCGAGGTGGCGGACAGCGCGCCGGACCTGGCCAGCCTGGCCGAGGCCCTCGGGGCCAGCCAGTTTCACCTGCATCGCATCTTCAAGGCGCATACGGGGATCACGCCGAAAGCCTATGCGGCGGCGCAGCGCCAGCGCCGGATGCAGCAGAACCTGGCGCGGCAGCCGTCCGTCACGGATGCGATCTACGCGGCCGGCTTCAACTCCAGCGGCCGTTTCTATGCGGCCTCGCCCGGCGCGCTGGGCATGACGCCGACGGCGTTCCGCGCTGGCGGGCAGGGCGCCACGATCCGCTTCGCTATCGCCCAATGCGCGCTGGGCGCCATCCTGGTGGCCAGCACCGACGTCGGCATCTGCGCGATCCTGATGGGCGACGATCCGGACGCACTGGCGCGCGACCTGCAGGACCGCTTCCCGAAGGCGGAACTGATCGGCGCCGAGCCGGCGTACGAGGAAACCGTCGCGCGCGTGATCGGTTTCGTCGAGGCGCCGCAACTGGGATTGGACCTGCCGCTGGATGTGCGCGGCACGGCCTTCCAGCAGCGCGTGTGGCAGGTGCTGCGTACGATCCCGGCTGGCCAGCGCGTCAGCTACACGGAGCTGGCGCGGCTGATCGGCGCGCCCAACAGCGTGCGCGCCGTCGCCAGTGCCTGCGCGGCCAACGCGATCGCCGTCGCCATTCCCTGCCACCGGGTGGTGCGCACGGACGGTTCGCTGTCCGGCTACCGCTGGGGCGTCGAGCGCAAGCAGGCGCTGTTGGAGCGGGAGGCGGCTTCGTGACGTTCGACTGGCTGGCGATCGAGGAAGCGCTGAACACGGCCGGCTGCGCGCACGTGCCGGGCGTGCTGTCCGGCGCCGAGTGCGCGGCGCTGGCGGGGCTGTATGGGCAGGACGGGTTGTTCCGCAGCCGCGTCGTGATGGCGCGGCACGGCTTCGGCCAGGGCGAGTACCAGTATTTTCGCTACCCGCTGCCGGATCGCGTCGCCACGCTGCGGGAGACGATGTACGGGCCGCTGGCGGCGATCGCCAACCGCTGGCAGGCGGCGCTGGATCTGCCGGTGCGCTTCCCGGCGCGGCACGCCGAGTTCCTGGCGCGCTGCCACGACGCCGGCCAGCTGCGCCCGACGCCATTGCTGCTGCAGTACCAGGCGGGCGACTACAACTGCCTGCACCAGGATTTATATGGCGAGCACGTGTTTCCACTGCAGGCCGCGTTCCTGCTGTCGCGGCCCGGGGCGGATTTCACCGGCGGCGAGTTCGTGCTGACCGAGCAGCGCCCGCGCATGCAGTCGCGGGTGGAGGTGGTGCCGCTGGGGTTGGGGGATTGCGTGATCTTTCCCGTGCATCAGCGGCCGGTGAACGGCACGCGCGGGGTGTATCGGGTCAATTTAAGGCACGGCGTGTCGCGCGTGCGCAGTGGCCTGCGGCATACCTTGGG from Pseudoduganella armeniaca includes the following:
- the ada gene encoding bifunctional DNA-binding transcriptional regulator/O6-methylguanine-DNA methyltransferase Ada; the encoded protein is MTNYSNDEARWAAVQRRDGAADGQFWYAVRTTGVYCRPSCGARPALRANVSFHASTEAAEQAGFRPCRRCKPDQPPLAERHAALVERMCRLIEVADSAPDLASLAEALGASQFHLHRIFKAHTGITPKAYAAAQRQRRMQQNLARQPSVTDAIYAAGFNSSGRFYAASPGALGMTPTAFRAGGQGATIRFAIAQCALGAILVASTDVGICAILMGDDPDALARDLQDRFPKAELIGAEPAYEETVARVIGFVEAPQLGLDLPLDVRGTAFQQRVWQVLRTIPAGQRVSYTELARLIGAPNSVRAVASACAANAIAVAIPCHRVVRTDGSLSGYRWGVERKQALLEREAAS
- a CDS encoding 2OG-Fe(II) oxygenase, which gives rise to MTFDWLAIEEALNTAGCAHVPGVLSGAECAALAGLYGQDGLFRSRVVMARHGFGQGEYQYFRYPLPDRVATLRETMYGPLAAIANRWQAALDLPVRFPARHAEFLARCHDAGQLRPTPLLLQYQAGDYNCLHQDLYGEHVFPLQAAFLLSRPGADFTGGEFVLTEQRPRMQSRVEVVPLGLGDCVIFPVHQRPVNGTRGVYRVNLRHGVSRVRSGLRHTLGVIFHDAQ